A genomic window from Streptomyces sp. NBC_00234 includes:
- a CDS encoding HpcH/HpaI aldolase/citrate lyase family protein, translating into MTTAVPLTWLYVPGDRPEVVNKALCSGADVVIIDLEDAVAPDRKEYARSATAELLTEPAAGSVPVHVRVHGEDDVRALAGLPGLSGLRLPKITHAASVHHVAALAPGVPLYPLLESALAVEHAYTIASAHHEVRGIALGEADLRADLGVREDAGLDWSRSRIVVAARAAGLAPPVQSVFPDIRDLDGLWSSCAHGRSLGLLGRAAIHPRQLAVIERAFRPTAREIEAAEQIVAAALLDAGAQALPDGRFVDAAVVASARRTLALAQPG; encoded by the coding sequence GTGACCACCGCGGTGCCTCTGACCTGGCTGTACGTCCCCGGGGACCGGCCGGAGGTGGTGAACAAGGCGCTCTGTTCGGGTGCGGACGTGGTGATCATCGATCTGGAGGACGCGGTCGCTCCCGACCGGAAGGAGTACGCCAGGTCGGCCACCGCCGAACTGCTCACCGAACCCGCCGCGGGTTCGGTACCGGTCCACGTCCGGGTCCACGGCGAGGACGACGTACGGGCCCTGGCGGGGCTGCCGGGCCTCTCCGGGCTGCGGCTCCCCAAGATCACGCATGCGGCGAGCGTCCACCATGTGGCGGCGCTGGCGCCCGGCGTCCCGCTCTACCCGCTCCTGGAGTCGGCGCTCGCCGTCGAGCACGCGTACACGATCGCCTCCGCCCATCACGAGGTACGGGGCATCGCGCTGGGCGAGGCGGACCTCCGGGCGGACCTGGGGGTGCGGGAGGACGCCGGTCTGGACTGGTCGCGCAGCCGGATCGTGGTCGCGGCGCGGGCGGCAGGGCTCGCTCCGCCCGTCCAGTCGGTGTTCCCCGACATCAGGGACCTGGACGGGCTGTGGTCGTCCTGCGCCCACGGCCGGTCCCTGGGGCTGCTGGGCCGGGCGGCGATCCATCCCCGGCAGCTGGCGGTCATCGAGCGGGCGTTCCGGCCCACCGCCCGGGAGATCGAGGCCGCCGAGCAGATCGTGGCGGCGGCCCTGCTGGACGCGGGCGCCCAGGCGCTGCCGGACGGAAGGTTCGTCGATGCGGCGGTGGTCGCCTCGGCGCGGCGGACGCTGGCCCTGGCACAGCCGGGCTGA
- a CDS encoding HGxxPAAW family protein, with translation MAGSSHGHTPAAWTGVIISFIGFCVAGVFMVAANPLGFWAGIAVVFIGGVVGLAMRAAGLGMPKESAELAQARARAGQAQTTS, from the coding sequence ATGGCGGGCAGCAGCCACGGACACACCCCGGCCGCCTGGACCGGTGTCATCATCTCGTTCATCGGCTTCTGTGTCGCAGGCGTCTTCATGGTCGCGGCCAACCCGCTCGGCTTCTGGGCCGGTATCGCCGTCGTCTTCATCGGCGGTGTCGTCGGTCTCGCCATGAGGGCCGCCGGTCTCGGCATGCCGAAGGAGTCGGCGGAGCTGGCCCAGGCCAGGGCGCGCGCGGGACAGGCCCAGACCACCTCCTGA
- the rbsK gene encoding ribokinase has protein sequence MTGIAVLGSTNMDLVAYVARAPGRGETVTGREFRTIPGGKGANQAVAAARAGGEVVMIGAVGDDAYGVALRANLEHSGVDTDLLHTAEGPSGTAHIVVDDLGGNSIVVIPGANGTMTALGPGETAAIAGADLLLLQLELPLSAVIEGARAAHAQGVRTILTPSPVQVLPDELFEAVDLLIPNEHEAAALTGVPGPHAAAEVLLRHVPEVVITLGAKGCLYAARGGVPVHFPAPAVTAVDTTGAGDTFVGTLAVALGEGRAVPDALSWASSAAALCVQKPGASTSMPYRSEIDAA, from the coding sequence ATGACCGGTATCGCGGTGCTCGGCAGCACCAACATGGACCTTGTCGCCTACGTCGCCCGGGCACCCGGGCGCGGTGAGACCGTGACCGGACGGGAGTTCCGGACGATTCCCGGCGGCAAGGGCGCCAACCAGGCCGTCGCCGCCGCCCGCGCGGGCGGCGAGGTGGTGATGATCGGCGCGGTCGGCGACGACGCGTACGGGGTCGCCCTCCGCGCCAACTTGGAGCACTCGGGTGTCGACACCGATCTGCTGCACACCGCGGAGGGCCCCAGCGGCACCGCCCACATCGTCGTGGACGACCTCGGCGGCAACTCCATCGTGGTGATCCCCGGAGCCAACGGCACCATGACCGCGCTCGGCCCCGGCGAGACGGCCGCCATCGCAGGCGCCGACCTGCTGCTCCTCCAGCTGGAGCTCCCGCTGTCCGCCGTGATCGAGGGCGCGCGGGCGGCCCACGCCCAGGGCGTGCGGACCATCCTCACGCCGTCCCCCGTGCAGGTGCTCCCGGACGAACTCTTCGAGGCCGTCGACCTGTTGATCCCCAACGAGCACGAGGCCGCCGCCCTCACCGGTGTCCCCGGGCCGCACGCGGCGGCGGAGGTGCTGCTCCGCCACGTCCCGGAGGTCGTCATCACCCTCGGCGCGAAGGGCTGCCTGTACGCGGCCCGGGGCGGCGTGCCCGTCCACTTCCCCGCCCCGGCCGTCACCGCGGTGGACACGACCGGCGCCGGGGACACCTTCGTCGGCACCCTGGCCGTGGCGCTGGGCGAGGGCAGAGCCGTACCGGACGCCCTGTCCTGGGCCTCGTCGGCAGCCGCGCTCTGCGTACAGAAACCGGGCGCGTCGACGTCCATGCCGTACCGCAGCGAGATCGATGCCGCATGA
- the trpA gene encoding tryptophan synthase subunit alpha — MSGHGGNTELLSTTLAKAKSEDRAALIAYLPAGFPTVDGGIAAVKAVVAGGADVVEIGLPHSDPVLDGPVIQTADDIALRGGVKIADVMRTVREAYEATGAPILVMTYWNPIDRYGIERFTAELAEAGGAGCILPDLPVQESAVWREHAAKHGLATVFVVAPSSQDKRLATITAAGSGFVYAASLMGVTGTRESVGEQAQDLVRRTRATTDLPVCVGLGVSNAEQAREVAGFADGVIVGSAFVKRMLDAADEAAGLDAVRALAGELAEGVRKR, encoded by the coding sequence GTGAGCGGGCACGGCGGAAACACGGAGCTGCTGAGTACGACGCTGGCCAAGGCGAAGTCGGAGGACCGGGCGGCGCTGATCGCGTATCTGCCCGCCGGATTCCCGACCGTCGACGGCGGCATCGCGGCGGTGAAGGCGGTCGTCGCGGGCGGCGCCGACGTCGTCGAGATCGGTCTCCCGCACAGCGACCCGGTGCTCGACGGACCGGTCATCCAGACCGCCGACGACATCGCCCTGCGCGGCGGCGTCAAGATCGCCGATGTGATGCGTACGGTCCGCGAGGCGTACGAGGCGACCGGGGCCCCGATCCTCGTCATGACGTACTGGAACCCCATCGACCGGTACGGCATCGAACGCTTCACCGCCGAGCTCGCCGAGGCGGGCGGCGCCGGGTGCATCCTGCCCGACCTGCCGGTCCAGGAGTCCGCGGTGTGGCGCGAGCACGCCGCGAAGCACGGGCTCGCGACCGTGTTCGTCGTCGCGCCGAGCAGCCAGGACAAGCGCCTCGCCACCATCACGGCGGCGGGCTCCGGCTTCGTCTACGCGGCCTCGCTCATGGGGGTCACCGGCACCCGTGAGTCGGTCGGCGAGCAGGCCCAGGACCTGGTGCGGCGCACCCGCGCCACCACCGACCTGCCGGTCTGCGTGGGCCTCGGCGTCTCCAACGCCGAGCAGGCCCGGGAGGTCGCCGGCTTCGCGGACGGCGTGATCGTCGGCTCCGCCTTCGTCAAGCGGATGCTGGACGCCGCCGACGAGGCCGCCGGCCTGGACGCGGTCCGCGCGTTGGCGGGCGAACTGGCCGAAGGCGTTCGAAAGCGCTGA
- the trpC gene encoding indole-3-glycerol phosphate synthase TrpC has product MSVLDEIIEGVRADLAERQARVSLDELKERAARAPEAKDGVAALRGEGVTVICEVKRSSPSKGALAAIADPAALAADYEAGGASVISVLTEERRFGGSLADLEAVRAKVDTPILRKDFIVTSYQLWEARAYGADLVLLIVAALDQEALVSLIERAESIGLTPLVEAHDEEEAERAVDAGAKIIGVNARNLKDLKVDRSTFERVAPEIPDHIVKVAESGVRGPHDLIAYANAGADAVLVGESLVTGRDPRAAVADLVAAGAHPALRHGRG; this is encoded by the coding sequence GTGAGTGTGCTCGACGAGATCATCGAAGGCGTTCGCGCCGACCTCGCGGAGCGGCAGGCGCGCGTCAGCCTCGACGAGCTGAAGGAGCGCGCCGCGCGCGCTCCCGAGGCGAAGGACGGAGTCGCCGCACTGCGCGGCGAGGGTGTGACCGTCATCTGCGAGGTCAAGCGTTCCAGCCCCTCCAAGGGGGCCCTGGCCGCGATCGCCGACCCGGCCGCGCTCGCCGCGGACTACGAGGCCGGCGGCGCGTCCGTCATCTCCGTCCTCACCGAGGAGCGCCGCTTCGGCGGCTCGCTCGCGGACCTGGAGGCCGTGCGTGCGAAGGTCGACACGCCGATCCTCCGCAAGGACTTCATCGTCACCTCGTACCAGCTGTGGGAGGCCCGCGCCTACGGCGCCGACCTGGTCCTGCTGATCGTCGCCGCTCTCGACCAGGAGGCCCTGGTCTCGCTGATCGAGCGCGCCGAGTCGATCGGCCTGACGCCGCTGGTCGAGGCGCACGACGAGGAGGAGGCGGAGCGTGCGGTGGACGCCGGGGCGAAGATCATCGGTGTCAACGCGCGCAACCTGAAGGACCTCAAGGTCGACCGCTCCACCTTCGAGCGCGTCGCCCCCGAGATCCCCGACCACATCGTGAAGGTCGCCGAGTCCGGAGTCCGCGGTCCGCACGACCTGATCGCCTACGCCAACGCGGGCGCCGACGCGGTGCTCGTCGGCGAATCCCTGGTCACCGGCCGCGACCCGCGGGCCGCCGTCGCCGACCTGGTCGCCGCCGGCGCCCACCCGGCGCTCAGGCACGGACGGGGCTGA
- the trpB gene encoding tryptophan synthase subunit beta: MSSDFFIPDPEGLIPSAEGYFGAFGGKFIPEALVAAVDEVAVEYDKAKSDPNFAAELNELMVNYTGRPSALTEVPRFAEHAGGARVFLKREDLNHTGSHKINNVLGQALLTKRMGKTRVIAETGAGQHGVATATACALFGLDCTIYMGEIDTERQALNVARMRMLGAEVIAVKSGSRTLKDAINEAFRDWVANVDRTHYLFGTVAGPHPFPAMVRDFHRVIGVEARRQILERAGRLPDAAVACVGGGSNAIGLFHAFIPDAGVRLIGCEPAGHGVETGEHAATLTAGEPGILHGSRSYVLQDEEGQITEPYSISAGLDYPGIGPEHAYLKDLGRGEYRAVTDDAAMQALRLLSRTEGIIPAIESAHALAGALDLGQELGEDGLILINLSGRGDKDMDTAARYFGLYDTEGAK; this comes from the coding sequence ATGTCGTCTGACTTCTTCATTCCGGACCCCGAGGGTCTGATCCCCAGCGCCGAGGGCTATTTCGGCGCGTTCGGTGGAAAGTTCATCCCGGAGGCGCTCGTCGCCGCCGTGGACGAGGTCGCCGTCGAGTACGACAAGGCGAAGAGCGACCCGAACTTCGCCGCCGAGCTCAACGAGCTCATGGTCAACTACACCGGGCGGCCCAGCGCGCTGACCGAGGTCCCGCGCTTCGCCGAGCACGCGGGCGGCGCACGGGTCTTCCTCAAGCGCGAGGACCTGAACCACACCGGCTCGCACAAGATCAACAACGTGCTGGGCCAGGCACTTCTCACCAAGCGCATGGGCAAGACCCGGGTCATCGCCGAGACGGGCGCGGGCCAGCACGGCGTCGCCACGGCGACCGCCTGCGCGCTCTTCGGGCTCGACTGCACCATCTACATGGGGGAGATCGACACCGAGCGGCAGGCGCTGAACGTGGCGCGGATGCGGATGCTCGGCGCCGAGGTCATCGCCGTGAAGTCCGGCTCCAGGACGCTCAAGGACGCCATCAACGAGGCGTTCCGCGACTGGGTCGCCAACGTGGACCGTACGCACTACCTCTTCGGCACGGTCGCCGGACCGCACCCCTTCCCGGCGATGGTCCGCGACTTCCACCGGGTGATCGGCGTCGAGGCCAGGCGGCAGATCCTGGAGCGGGCCGGACGGCTGCCGGACGCCGCGGTCGCCTGTGTCGGCGGCGGCTCCAACGCCATCGGCCTCTTCCACGCCTTCATCCCGGACGCCGGAGTCCGTCTGATCGGCTGCGAGCCGGCCGGACACGGCGTGGAGACCGGCGAGCACGCGGCGACGCTGACCGCGGGCGAGCCCGGCATCCTGCACGGCTCGCGGTCCTACGTCCTCCAGGACGAGGAGGGCCAGATCACCGAGCCGTACTCGATCTCGGCCGGACTCGACTACCCGGGCATCGGCCCGGAGCACGCCTACCTGAAGGACCTCGGCCGCGGCGAGTACCGCGCGGTCACCGACGACGCCGCCATGCAGGCGCTGCGCCTCCTCTCCCGCACCGAAGGGATCATCCCGGCCATCGAGAGCGCGCACGCGCTGGCGGGGGCCCTGGACCTCGGGCAGGAGCTCGGCGAGGACGGGCTGATCCTGATCAACCTGTCCGGCCGCGGCGACAAGGACATGGACACGGCGGCGCGGTACTTCGGGCTGTACGACACGGAGGGGGCCAAGTGA
- the trpM gene encoding tryptophan biosynthesis modulator TrpM yields MSADRPVCRVRPGLRPAGATARVPHAPLARGCRPRGCRAPARRVHGRRVRYVIGDEPGQVNGMRWRTGSAP; encoded by the coding sequence ATGTCCGCCGACCGTCCCGTGTGCCGCGTCCGGCCGGGCCTGCGCCCCGCCGGGGCGACGGCCCGGGTCCCGCACGCGCCGCTGGCGCGCGGCTGCCGCCCGCGCGGCTGCCGCGCCCCCGCCAGGCGCGTGCACGGCCGGCGTGTGCGGTACGTGATCGGCGACGAGCCGGGACAGGTCAACGGCATGCGATGGCGCACGGGGTCCGCGCCGTAG
- the lgt gene encoding prolipoprotein diacylglyceryl transferase produces the protein MNLAYIPSPSTGVIDLGPIPLRGYAFCIIIGVFVAVWFGNKRWVARGGKAGTVADIAVWAVPFGLVGGRLYHVITDYQLYFSEGENWVDAFKIWEGGLGIWGAIALGAVGAWIGCRRRGIPLPAWADALAPGIALAQAIGRWGNWFNQELYGKPTEVPWALEISEGPNRVAGTYHPTFLYESLWCIGVALLVIWADRRFKLGHGRAFALYVAAYCTGRAWIEYMRVDEAHHVLGLRLNVWTAIVVFVLAVTYIVISAKVRPGREEIVEPDATDRVDLSKGADGDSDTESAADAGDTADAEKAAGSDDPVDAADATDATEGSDEPETNGAPETADKS, from the coding sequence ATGAACCTTGCCTACATTCCCAGCCCGTCGACCGGTGTGATCGATCTCGGCCCGATCCCCCTTCGCGGCTACGCGTTCTGCATCATCATCGGTGTCTTCGTCGCCGTCTGGTTCGGCAACAAGCGCTGGGTCGCCCGGGGCGGCAAAGCCGGCACAGTTGCCGACATTGCCGTCTGGGCCGTGCCCTTCGGACTTGTCGGCGGCAGGCTCTACCACGTCATCACCGACTACCAGCTGTACTTCAGCGAGGGTGAGAACTGGGTCGACGCCTTCAAGATCTGGGAAGGCGGCCTCGGAATCTGGGGCGCGATCGCGCTCGGCGCGGTCGGTGCCTGGATCGGCTGCCGTCGCCGCGGAATCCCGCTGCCCGCCTGGGCCGACGCGCTCGCACCCGGTATCGCTCTCGCCCAGGCCATCGGCCGCTGGGGCAACTGGTTCAACCAGGAGCTGTACGGCAAGCCGACCGAGGTGCCCTGGGCGCTGGAGATCAGCGAGGGCCCGAACCGGGTCGCGGGCACCTACCACCCGACCTTCCTCTACGAGTCGCTCTGGTGCATCGGCGTCGCGCTGCTGGTGATCTGGGCGGACCGCCGGTTCAAGCTCGGACACGGCCGGGCGTTCGCGCTGTACGTCGCGGCGTACTGCACGGGCCGTGCCTGGATCGAGTACATGCGGGTCGACGAGGCCCACCACGTGCTCGGCCTCCGGCTCAACGTGTGGACCGCGATCGTCGTCTTCGTGCTCGCCGTGACCTACATCGTCATCTCGGCGAAGGTGCGGCCGGGACGCGAGGAGATCGTCGAGCCCGACGCCACCGACCGGGTCGACCTGTCCAAGGGCGCCGACGGCGACAGCGACACCGAGTCCGCGGCGGACGCCGGTGACACCGCTGACGCCGAGAAGGCCGCCGGATCCGACGACCCCGTCGATGCCGCGGACGCCACGGACGCCACGGAGGGCTCCGACGAGCCCGAGACGAACGGTGCTCCGGAGACCGCCGACAAGAGCTGA
- a CDS encoding CaiB/BaiF CoA transferase family protein, giving the protein MSTSTTAPLAGLKVLDLATLFAGPLAATMLGDFGAEVIKVEHPRRPDPSRGHGPAKDGIGLWWKLLGRNKRNLTLDLSSPGGRDVLLKLAAETDVVIENFRPGTLERWGIGPAELHAVNPRLVLARVTGFGQFGPYSHRPGFGTLAEAMSGFAAITGEPDGPPTLPPFGLADSIAALATAYAVMTALAGRDRTGQGQVVDMAIIEPILTVLGPQPLWYDQLGYVQERTGNRSRNNAPRNTYRTSDGHWVAVSTSAQSIAERVMRLVGRPELIDEPWFAAGTTRAEHTEELDEAVGNWIARHTREDAVSAFEKAEAAIAPIHDVRDVMEDPQYRALDTITEVDDPELGPLRMQNVLFRLSETPGSIRWAGRPHGADTEEILDGLGLSGPQIAALRSEGAL; this is encoded by the coding sequence ATGAGCACTTCGACGACCGCTCCCCTGGCCGGCCTGAAGGTCCTCGACCTCGCCACGCTGTTCGCGGGCCCACTGGCGGCCACCATGCTCGGCGACTTCGGCGCCGAGGTGATCAAGGTCGAGCATCCGCGCAGGCCGGACCCCTCGCGCGGGCACGGCCCGGCGAAGGACGGCATCGGCCTGTGGTGGAAGCTGCTCGGCCGCAACAAGCGCAACCTCACCCTCGACCTGTCCAGCCCGGGCGGCCGTGACGTGCTGCTGAAGCTGGCCGCGGAGACGGACGTCGTCATCGAGAACTTCCGGCCCGGCACCCTGGAACGCTGGGGCATCGGCCCGGCGGAACTCCACGCGGTGAACCCCCGGCTGGTTCTCGCACGCGTCACCGGCTTCGGCCAGTTCGGTCCGTACTCCCACCGCCCCGGCTTCGGCACGCTCGCCGAGGCGATGAGCGGCTTCGCGGCGATCACCGGCGAACCGGACGGACCGCCGACCCTGCCGCCGTTCGGCCTCGCCGACTCGATCGCCGCGCTCGCCACCGCGTACGCCGTGATGACGGCGCTCGCCGGACGGGACCGCACCGGGCAGGGGCAGGTCGTCGACATGGCGATCATCGAACCGATCCTGACGGTCCTGGGCCCGCAGCCGCTCTGGTACGACCAGCTCGGTTACGTACAGGAGCGCACCGGCAACCGCTCCCGCAACAACGCCCCGCGCAACACGTACCGCACCTCCGACGGCCACTGGGTCGCGGTCTCCACCTCGGCCCAGTCGATCGCCGAGCGCGTGATGCGCCTGGTCGGGCGCCCGGAACTGATCGACGAACCCTGGTTCGCCGCGGGCACGACCCGCGCGGAACACACCGAGGAACTCGACGAGGCGGTGGGCAACTGGATCGCCCGGCACACCCGCGAAGACGCCGTCTCCGCGTTCGAGAAGGCGGAGGCCGCCATCGCTCCCATCCATGACGTACGGGACGTGATGGAGGACCCGCAGTACCGCGCCCTCGACACGATCACCGAGGTCGACGACCCGGAACTGGGCCCGTTGCGCATGCAGAACGTCCTGTTCCGGCTCTCGGAGACTCCCGGCTCGATCCGCTGGGCCGGCCGGCCCCACGGTGCGGACACCGAGGAGATCCTCGACGGACTCGGCCTCTCGGGCCCCCAGATCGCCGCCCTGCGCTCGGAGGGCGCCCTGTGA
- a CDS encoding DsbA family protein, translating to MSEKNREGNRAARDRLVQQREREKARERRRRTLIVASAVVGVLALAAVVGLIAANAGKDDNDSEAGPAVAPSGATGKDSLALQVGADGAPSTLTIWEDFRCPVCAQFENAFRDTIHELQASGQIKVEYHLATIIDGNLGGSGSLKAANAAGCAQDAGKFPEYHDVLYRNQPAESDDAFGQNSKLIELAGEVKGLDTPAFRSCVESGTHDSWVQKSNTAFQNGGFQGTPTALLNGESIFPSKDGEQISEANLKKWVAEANKGKKPATVTPTPSAS from the coding sequence GTGAGCGAGAAGAACCGTGAGGGAAACAGGGCCGCGCGCGACCGGCTCGTCCAGCAGCGTGAGCGGGAGAAGGCGCGCGAGCGCCGTCGGCGCACGCTGATCGTCGCGAGCGCCGTCGTGGGGGTGCTGGCCCTGGCCGCCGTGGTCGGCCTGATCGCCGCGAACGCGGGCAAGGACGACAACGACAGCGAGGCGGGGCCCGCGGTCGCGCCCTCGGGTGCGACCGGCAAGGACAGCCTCGCCCTCCAGGTCGGGGCGGACGGCGCGCCGTCCACGCTCACGATCTGGGAGGACTTCCGCTGCCCGGTCTGCGCCCAGTTCGAGAACGCCTTCCGGGACACGATCCACGAGCTGCAGGCCAGCGGCCAGATCAAGGTCGAGTACCACCTCGCCACGATCATCGACGGAAATCTCGGCGGCAGCGGATCGCTGAAGGCGGCCAACGCGGCGGGGTGTGCGCAGGATGCCGGGAAGTTTCCCGAGTACCACGACGTGCTCTACCGCAATCAGCCCGCCGAGTCCGACGACGCCTTCGGCCAGAACAGCAAGCTGATCGAGCTGGCCGGTGAGGTCAAGGGCCTCGACACCCCGGCCTTCCGCAGCTGCGTGGAGAGCGGCACACACGACTCCTGGGTCCAGAAATCCAACACGGCCTTCCAGAACGGCGGATTCCAGGGCACTCCGACCGCCCTGCTCAACGGCGAGTCGATCTTTCCGAGCAAGGACGGCGAGCAGATCTCCGAGGCGAACCTGAAGAAGTGGGTCGCCGAGGCCAACAAGGGCAAGAAGCCGGCGACGGTCACCCCGACGCCGTCGGCCTCCTGA
- a CDS encoding DUF2752 domain-containing protein, whose product MNGDNHRVDASPAQDAAPPPAGPPPSGAASPHAPVFAPAPAHAPVSRLRRLAAPVGAMAVVVGAFGYVATVDPNEPGHYPVCPLLRFTGVFCPGCGGLRSAYAFAHGDLGAALGSNAPAVVGYGVFAVVWVLWMVRASRGKPLRITLAPGYWWSIGALLLIFAVVRNLPFGSALAP is encoded by the coding sequence ATGAACGGCGACAATCACCGGGTGGACGCCTCGCCAGCACAAGACGCCGCCCCGCCACCCGCCGGGCCACCACCCTCAGGAGCGGCCTCGCCGCACGCTCCCGTGTTCGCCCCCGCTCCCGCCCACGCGCCCGTCTCCCGGCTCCGGCGGCTCGCCGCGCCCGTGGGCGCGATGGCCGTCGTCGTCGGAGCCTTCGGATACGTGGCGACGGTCGACCCGAACGAGCCGGGCCACTACCCGGTCTGCCCGCTGCTCCGGTTCACCGGCGTGTTCTGCCCCGGCTGCGGCGGACTGCGCAGCGCCTACGCGTTCGCCCACGGAGACCTCGGCGCCGCACTCGGCTCGAACGCGCCGGCCGTCGTCGGCTACGGCGTGTTCGCCGTCGTCTGGGTGCTGTGGATGGTCCGCGCGAGCAGGGGGAAGCCCCTGCGGATCACTCTCGCCCCGGGCTACTGGTGGAGCATCGGGGCCCTGCTGCTGATCTTCGCGGTCGTCCGGAACCTGCCGTTCGGCTCGGCGCTGGCGCCGTGA
- a CDS encoding TIGR02234 family membrane protein gives MGYVSAVPVPQTRSRAATAPDGAASRRSLAAALLLGAAGSTVVLLASGRTWAEGEAAVGGGILPLTADGQDVTGLPAALAIVALAALVAVFAVRSGGRALVAGLLALSGLGAGLSAYLGASDSTALDEKAAQTTGNTSATIDALTHTAWPYVTAVGGLLILLAGLLALRYGSRWPTMSGRYERDGTPRPRKTAPAAVDPDRPEDLWKALDRGEDPTREV, from the coding sequence GTGGGGTATGTGAGTGCTGTGCCCGTACCCCAGACCCGTTCCCGAGCCGCCACCGCGCCCGACGGCGCGGCCAGCCGCCGCAGCCTGGCCGCAGCCCTGCTCCTCGGCGCGGCGGGCTCGACCGTCGTCCTCCTCGCGTCCGGCCGGACGTGGGCCGAGGGCGAGGCCGCCGTCGGCGGCGGGATCCTCCCGCTGACGGCCGACGGCCAGGACGTCACCGGCCTCCCCGCGGCCCTGGCCATCGTCGCGCTGGCGGCCCTCGTCGCCGTGTTCGCGGTCCGGAGCGGCGGCCGTGCGCTCGTCGCCGGACTCCTCGCCCTCAGCGGCCTCGGCGCCGGCCTGAGCGCCTACCTGGGCGCCTCGGACAGCACGGCCCTCGACGAGAAGGCCGCGCAGACCACCGGCAACACCTCGGCCACCATCGACGCCCTCACCCACACCGCCTGGCCGTACGTCACGGCCGTCGGCGGGCTGCTGATCCTCCTCGCCGGGCTGCTCGCCCTGCGCTACGGGAGCCGCTGGCCCACCATGTCGGGACGGTACGAGCGCGACGGCACGCCCCGCCCCCGTAAGACCGCCCCCGCCGCCGTGGACCCCGACCGGCCCGAGGACCTCTGGAAGGCCCTGGACCGCGGCGAGGACCCGACGCGCGAGGTATGA